One window of the Camelina sativa cultivar DH55 chromosome 1, Cs, whole genome shotgun sequence genome contains the following:
- the LOC104789540 gene encoding multiprotein-bridging factor 1c-like — translation MPSRYPGAVTQDWEPVVLHKSKQKSQDLRDPKAVNAALRSGVAVQTVKKFDAGSNKKGKSTAVPVINTRKLEEETEPAAMDRVKAEVRLMIQKARLEKKMSQSDLAKQINERIQVVQEYENGKAVPNQAVLAKMEKVLGVKLRGKTGK, via the coding sequence ATGCCGAGCAGATACCCAGGAGCAGTGACTCAAGACTGGGAACCAGTGGTTCtccacaaatcaaaacaaaagagcCAAGACCTACGCGATCCAAAAGCGGTTAACGCGGCCTTAAGAAGCGGCGTAGCGGTTCAAACGGTTAAGAAATTCGATGCCGGTTCGAACAAAAAGGGGAAATCGACGGCGGTCCCGGTGATTAACACGAGGAAGCTTGAGGAAGAAACAGAGCCTGCGGCGATGGATCGTGTGAAAGCGGAGGTGAGGTTGATGATACAGAAGGcgagattggagaagaagatgtcgCAATCGGATCTGGCGAAACAGATCAATGAACGGATTCAGGTGGTTCAGGAATATGAGAATGGTAAAGCTGTTCCGAACCAAGCCGTGCTTGCGAAGATGGAGAAGGTTCTTGGTGTTAAACTTAGGGGCAAAACTGGGA